In Anthonomus grandis grandis chromosome 6, icAntGran1.3, whole genome shotgun sequence, one DNA window encodes the following:
- the LOC126737869 gene encoding 60S ribosomal protein L27a, with product MSTHKKKTRKLRGHVSHGHGRIGKHRKHPGGRGNAGGMHHHRINFDKYHPGYFGKLGMRNYHVRRNSKWSPAINLDKLWTLVSDQTRLKYKDHPEGKAPVIDIVKAGYYKLLGKGRLPDQPVIVKAKFFSKSAEDKIKAVGGACVLSA from the exons ATG tcCACTCACAAGAAAAAGACTAGGAAGCTTCGTGGTCATGTTTCCCACGGACATGGTCGTATTG GTAAGCACCGCAAGCATCCCGGAGGTCGCGGTAATGCTGGTGGTATGCACCACCACAGGATAAACTTTGACAAATACCATCCTGGTTATTTTGGAAAG TTAGGTATGAGAAATTACCACGTAAGAAGGAACAGTAAATGGTCTCCTGCCATTAATCTAGACAAACTGTGGACCCTTGTCAGTGATCAGACGAGGCTGAAATACAAAGACCATCCTGAAGGCAAAGCTCCAGTGATCGATATTGTGAAAGCT gGCTACTACAAACTTTTGGGCAAAGGCCGCCTTCCTGACCAACCTGTTATTGTTAAAGCCAAGTTCTTCTCCAAATCTGCGGAGGATAAAATCAAGGCTGTTGGAGGAGCTTGTGTTTTGTCAGCTTag
- the LOC126737716 gene encoding gamma-tubulin complex component 2-like isoform X2, with protein MSEFRLQNIVVTILNNLGSKLEPEEVVEFLQKNMTQNATSGCSGLQIVEQSQIQNLIDRLSQAEPFLAKYNDLKQKNVDSLNLFVQLLNSISHNPGVKDMLASSKKNQFPSSKTSITKDNMPQVKHILKEKARKSQINDISTLTSILNLSPLPIASTPSVMSWVQRKPNMSLDFSTTSFASCSVAVPEVSQESILIEDLLNVLIGLPGCYIEAEELKDPYGPRTFRINDNVPLSLQELVKQILPLASHYSMIQRFTEEKMRFEFGQVNNALAEAMQSLIKEHMLFVVQLETEARIGSLSLQRLWFFTQRNMQCLGIAADIAFSISKSDAKGGKVLSLLHDNVISSIGDERNQQLCLKLMEAACVPYMKMLGMWIHSGIISDPINEFLVEDCEKIQKEEMPVDYSAEYWDRKYSVRRDRIPKFLESVSDIILKAGKYLNVIRQCGKLVKTKAYPIEYKIEEKHYIEAIEKAYKFASQTLLDLVIKEKDLIGRLRSVKHYFLLDKGDFIVTFLTLCEKELNKQLVDVVQGRLESLMDLALRLSSAVNDPYKEDLNTELLPFNLQYQMFKILSIQTNLENDYWSNIQPKALSVIESFSFSYEVRWPLSLILNKKSLACYQMLFRHLFYSKYVERLLCQVWKSNKVAKKFHCQAAKHYREAFVLRQKMLHCVQNLEYHMMVEVIEPHWCLFLQKINKVQNVDEILACHCDFLDNCLKDCMLTIPAILITVVDILNICVEFAKFMQRMQRYFVEAELGSLPNSLYESFTQNEVVLESGAEDELNMSFKDSIMHYDIRFLKAIGTLLSQINDLNRDTSEHDRLFNLLYSLQLDYASSFNNMYKKKPQ; from the exons atgagCGAGTTTCGGCTACAAAATATTGTCGTGACAATATTGAATAACTTGgg GAGTAAACTTGAACCAGAGGAGGTagttgaatttttacaaaagaaCATGACTCAAAATGCAACTTCTGGATGTTCTGGTCTTCAGATAGTCGAGCAAAGTCAGATTCAAAACCTTATTGATAGATTGTCACAAGCCGAACCATTTTTAGCTAAGTATAACGACCTAAAACAGAAGAA TGTAGACTCACTCAATCTTTTTGTTCAGCTACTTAACAGCATTTCTCATAATCCTGGAGTAAAAGATATGTTAGCCAGCAGTAAGAAAAATCAATTCCCTAGTTCAAAAACAAGTATTACTAAGGATAATATGCCACAG GTGAAACACAtcttaaaagaaaaagcaaGAAAATCACAAATCAATGATATTTCCACCCTAAcaagcattttaaatttatctccGCTGCCGATTGCTTCCACACCATCAGTAATGTCATGGGTTCAGAGAAAGCCTAATATGTCACTAGATTTTTCTACAACTAGTTTTGCAAGTTGCAGTGTTGCGGTACCAGAAGTTTCCCAAGAAAGTATTCTTATTGAAGATCTCCTGAATGTGCTTATAGGCCTCCCAGGTTGTTATATAGAGGCTGAGGAGTTGAAAGATCCTTATGGACCCAGGACTTTTAG AATCAATGATAATGTTCCACTGTCATTACAAGAACTTGTAAAGCAAATATTGCCCTTAGCAAGTCACTACTCTATGATCCAGAGGTTTACAGAAGAAAAAATGAGATTTGAATTTGGACAAGTTAATAATGCTTTGGCAGAAGCCATGCAGTCACTTATTAAGGAGCATATg ttatttgtagTCCAATTAGAAACTGAGGCAAGGATTGGCAGTTTGAGCTTGCAAAGGTTATGGTTTTTTACTCAAAGAAATATGCAATGTTTAGGTATTGCTGCTGATATAGCTTTTTCAATAAGTAAA tctGATGCCAaaggtggtaaagttttaagtCTTCTACATGATAATGTAATTAGTTCTATTGGAGATGAAAGAAATCAACAGTTATGCCTTAAACTTATGGAAGCGGCTTGTGTACCTTACATGAAAATGTTGGGTATGTGGATACATAGTGGAATAATTTCGGATCCAATTAATGAA TTTCTTGTTGAAGACTGTGAGAAGATTCAAAAAGAAGAAATGCCAGTGGACTATTCTGCCGAGTATTGGGATAGAAAATATTCGGTGAGGCGAGATAGAATTCCGAAATTTCTGGAATCTGTCTCTGATATCATATTGAAGGCTGGAAAGTATCTTAATGTTATACGGCAATGTG gaaaactAGTCAAAACGAAAGCCTATCCTATTGAAtacaaaattgaagaaaaaCACTACATTGAGGCAATCGAAAAAGCGTACAAGTTCGCTAGTCAGACTCTCTTAGACTTAGTTATAAAAGAGAAAGATCTCATAGGAAGGTTAAGATCCGTTAAGCACTATTTCTTATTGGACAAGGGAGATTTTATAGTAACGTTCTTGACGTTATGCGaaaaagaacttaataaacAACTTGTTGATGTGGTACAAGGAAGACTGGAGAGTTTAATGGATTTGGCTTTACGGCTCTCCAGTGCGGTCAATGATCCTTACAAAGAAGATTTGAATACTGAATTGTTGCCGTTTAACTTGCAGTACCAGATGTTTAAGATCCTAAGTATACAAACCAATTTGGAGAATG ATTACTGGTCAAATATTCAACCGAAAGCACTATCCGTTATCGAATCATTTTCATTCAGTTACGAAGTGCGATGGCCTCTCTCGTTGATTCTCAACAAAAAATCCCTGGCTTGTTATCAAATGTTGTTCCGACACCTGTTCTACTCCAAGTACGTGGAACGATTACTATGCCAAGTGTGGAAGTCTAATAAAGTTGCCAAAAAGTTCCATTGTCAGGCGGCGAAACATTATAGGGAAGCATTCGTGCTCAGACAGAAAATGTTGCATTGCGTGCAAAATCTGGAGTATCACATGATGGTGGAAGTGATTGAGCCGCATTGGtgtttgtttttacaaaaaattaataag gttcaaAATGTAGATGAAATCTTAGCATGCCACTGTGATTTCTTGGATAATTGCTTGAAGGACTGTATGTTGACGATTCCAGCCATTTTAATTACCGTCGtagatattttgaatatttgtgtCGAATTTGCCAAATTCATGCAG CGGATGCAGCGCTATTTTGTGGAGGCAGAGTTAGGTTCACTGCCAAATTCTCTATATGAATCGTTTACACAG AACGAAGTGGTGCTGGAATCTGGCGCAGAGGATGAGCTGAACATGAGCTTTAAAGACAGCATCATGCATTACGATATACGGTTTTTAAAGGCAATTGGTACCCTGTTATCTCAGATTAACGATTTGAATAGAGACACCAGTGAACACGACCGACTGTTTAATTTGTTGTATAG TCTCCAGTTGGATTATGCCAGTTCTTTCAATAACATGTATAAGAAAAAGCCTCAGTAG
- the LOC126737716 gene encoding gamma-tubulin complex component 2-like isoform X1 encodes MSEFRLQNIVVTILNNLGSKLEPEEVVEFLQKNMTQNATSGCSGLQIVEQSQIQNLIDRLSQAEPFLAKYNDLKQKNVDSLNLFVQLLNSISHNPGVKDMLASSKKNQFPSSKTSITKDNMPQVKHILKEKARKSQINDISTLTSILNLSPLPIASTPSVMSWVQRKPNMSLDFSTTSFASCSVAVPEVSQESILIEDLLNVLIGLPGCYIEAEELKDPYGPRTFRINDNVPLSLQELVKQILPLASHYSMIQRFTEEKMRFEFGQVNNALAEAMQSLIKEHMLFVVQLETEARIGSLSLQRLWFFTQRNMQCLGIAADIAFSISKSDAKGGKVLSLLHDNVISSIGDERNQQLCLKLMEAACVPYMKMLGMWIHSGIISDPINEFLVEDCEKIQKEEMPVDYSAEYWDRKYSVRRDRIPKFLESVSDIILKAGKYLNVIRQCGKLVKTKAYPIEYKIEEKHYIEAIEKAYKFASQTLLDLVIKEKDLIGRLRSVKHYFLLDKGDFIVTFLTLCEKELNKQLVDVVQGRLESLMDLALRLSSAVNDPYKEDLNTELLPFNLQYQMFKILSIQTNLENDYWSNIQPKALSVIESFSFSYEVRWPLSLILNKKSLACYQMLFRHLFYSKYVERLLCQVWKSNKVAKKFHCQAAKHYREAFVLRQKMLHCVQNLEYHMMVEVIEPHWCLFLQKINKVQNVDEILACHCDFLDNCLKDCMLTIPAILITVVDILNICVEFAKFMQRMQRYFVEAELGSLPNSLYESFTQNEVVLESGAEDELNMSFKDSIMHYDIRFLKAIGTLLSQINDLNRDTSEHDRLFNLLYRLNFNTFYTGGNIIGNSSG; translated from the exons atgagCGAGTTTCGGCTACAAAATATTGTCGTGACAATATTGAATAACTTGgg GAGTAAACTTGAACCAGAGGAGGTagttgaatttttacaaaagaaCATGACTCAAAATGCAACTTCTGGATGTTCTGGTCTTCAGATAGTCGAGCAAAGTCAGATTCAAAACCTTATTGATAGATTGTCACAAGCCGAACCATTTTTAGCTAAGTATAACGACCTAAAACAGAAGAA TGTAGACTCACTCAATCTTTTTGTTCAGCTACTTAACAGCATTTCTCATAATCCTGGAGTAAAAGATATGTTAGCCAGCAGTAAGAAAAATCAATTCCCTAGTTCAAAAACAAGTATTACTAAGGATAATATGCCACAG GTGAAACACAtcttaaaagaaaaagcaaGAAAATCACAAATCAATGATATTTCCACCCTAAcaagcattttaaatttatctccGCTGCCGATTGCTTCCACACCATCAGTAATGTCATGGGTTCAGAGAAAGCCTAATATGTCACTAGATTTTTCTACAACTAGTTTTGCAAGTTGCAGTGTTGCGGTACCAGAAGTTTCCCAAGAAAGTATTCTTATTGAAGATCTCCTGAATGTGCTTATAGGCCTCCCAGGTTGTTATATAGAGGCTGAGGAGTTGAAAGATCCTTATGGACCCAGGACTTTTAG AATCAATGATAATGTTCCACTGTCATTACAAGAACTTGTAAAGCAAATATTGCCCTTAGCAAGTCACTACTCTATGATCCAGAGGTTTACAGAAGAAAAAATGAGATTTGAATTTGGACAAGTTAATAATGCTTTGGCAGAAGCCATGCAGTCACTTATTAAGGAGCATATg ttatttgtagTCCAATTAGAAACTGAGGCAAGGATTGGCAGTTTGAGCTTGCAAAGGTTATGGTTTTTTACTCAAAGAAATATGCAATGTTTAGGTATTGCTGCTGATATAGCTTTTTCAATAAGTAAA tctGATGCCAaaggtggtaaagttttaagtCTTCTACATGATAATGTAATTAGTTCTATTGGAGATGAAAGAAATCAACAGTTATGCCTTAAACTTATGGAAGCGGCTTGTGTACCTTACATGAAAATGTTGGGTATGTGGATACATAGTGGAATAATTTCGGATCCAATTAATGAA TTTCTTGTTGAAGACTGTGAGAAGATTCAAAAAGAAGAAATGCCAGTGGACTATTCTGCCGAGTATTGGGATAGAAAATATTCGGTGAGGCGAGATAGAATTCCGAAATTTCTGGAATCTGTCTCTGATATCATATTGAAGGCTGGAAAGTATCTTAATGTTATACGGCAATGTG gaaaactAGTCAAAACGAAAGCCTATCCTATTGAAtacaaaattgaagaaaaaCACTACATTGAGGCAATCGAAAAAGCGTACAAGTTCGCTAGTCAGACTCTCTTAGACTTAGTTATAAAAGAGAAAGATCTCATAGGAAGGTTAAGATCCGTTAAGCACTATTTCTTATTGGACAAGGGAGATTTTATAGTAACGTTCTTGACGTTATGCGaaaaagaacttaataaacAACTTGTTGATGTGGTACAAGGAAGACTGGAGAGTTTAATGGATTTGGCTTTACGGCTCTCCAGTGCGGTCAATGATCCTTACAAAGAAGATTTGAATACTGAATTGTTGCCGTTTAACTTGCAGTACCAGATGTTTAAGATCCTAAGTATACAAACCAATTTGGAGAATG ATTACTGGTCAAATATTCAACCGAAAGCACTATCCGTTATCGAATCATTTTCATTCAGTTACGAAGTGCGATGGCCTCTCTCGTTGATTCTCAACAAAAAATCCCTGGCTTGTTATCAAATGTTGTTCCGACACCTGTTCTACTCCAAGTACGTGGAACGATTACTATGCCAAGTGTGGAAGTCTAATAAAGTTGCCAAAAAGTTCCATTGTCAGGCGGCGAAACATTATAGGGAAGCATTCGTGCTCAGACAGAAAATGTTGCATTGCGTGCAAAATCTGGAGTATCACATGATGGTGGAAGTGATTGAGCCGCATTGGtgtttgtttttacaaaaaattaataag gttcaaAATGTAGATGAAATCTTAGCATGCCACTGTGATTTCTTGGATAATTGCTTGAAGGACTGTATGTTGACGATTCCAGCCATTTTAATTACCGTCGtagatattttgaatatttgtgtCGAATTTGCCAAATTCATGCAG CGGATGCAGCGCTATTTTGTGGAGGCAGAGTTAGGTTCACTGCCAAATTCTCTATATGAATCGTTTACACAG AACGAAGTGGTGCTGGAATCTGGCGCAGAGGATGAGCTGAACATGAGCTTTAAAGACAGCATCATGCATTACGATATACGGTTTTTAAAGGCAATTGGTACCCTGTTATCTCAGATTAACGATTTGAATAGAGACACCAGTGAACACGACCGACTGTTTAATTTGTTGTATAG attGAACTTTAATACTTTCTATACCGGAGGCAACATTATCGGCAATTCGTCGGGAtga
- the LOC126737716 gene encoding gamma-tubulin complex component 2-like isoform X3, whose product MSEFRLQNIVVTILNNLGSKLEPEEVVEFLQKNMTQNATSGCSGLQIVEQSQIQNLIDRLSQAEPFLAKYNDLKQKNVDSLNLFVQLLNSISHNPGVKDMLASSKKNQFPSSKTSITKDNMPQVKHILKEKARKSQINDISTLTSILNLSPLPIASTPSVMSWVQRKPNMSLDFSTTSFASCSVAVPEVSQESILIEDLLNVLIGLPGCYIEAEELKDPYGPRTFRINDNVPLSLQELVKQILPLASHYSMIQRFTEEKMRFEFGQVNNALAEAMQSLIKEHMLFVVQLETEARIGSLSLQRLWFFTQRNMQCLGIAADIAFSISKSDAKGGKVLSLLHDNVISSIGDERNQQLCLKLMEAACVPYMKMLGMWIHSGIISDPINEFLVEDCEKIQKEEMPVDYSAEYWDRKYSVRRDRIPKFLESVSDIILKAGKYLNVIRQCGKLVKTKAYPIEYKIEEKHYIEAIEKAYKFASQTLLDLVIKEKDLIGRLRSVKHYFLLDKGDFIVTFLTLCEKELNKQLVDVVQGRLESLMDLALRLSSAVNDPYKEDLNTELLPFNLQYQMFKILSIQTNLENDYWSNIQPKALSVIESFSFSYEVRWPLSLILNKKSLACYQMLFRHLFYSKYVERLLCQVWKSNKVAKKFHCQAAKHYREAFVLRQKMLHCVQNLEYHMMVEVIEPHWCLFLQKINKVQNVDEILACHCDFLDNCLKDCMLTIPAILITVVDILNICVEFAKFMQNEVVLESGAEDELNMSFKDSIMHYDIRFLKAIGTLLSQINDLNRDTSEHDRLFNLLYSLQLDYASSFNNMYKKKPQ is encoded by the exons atgagCGAGTTTCGGCTACAAAATATTGTCGTGACAATATTGAATAACTTGgg GAGTAAACTTGAACCAGAGGAGGTagttgaatttttacaaaagaaCATGACTCAAAATGCAACTTCTGGATGTTCTGGTCTTCAGATAGTCGAGCAAAGTCAGATTCAAAACCTTATTGATAGATTGTCACAAGCCGAACCATTTTTAGCTAAGTATAACGACCTAAAACAGAAGAA TGTAGACTCACTCAATCTTTTTGTTCAGCTACTTAACAGCATTTCTCATAATCCTGGAGTAAAAGATATGTTAGCCAGCAGTAAGAAAAATCAATTCCCTAGTTCAAAAACAAGTATTACTAAGGATAATATGCCACAG GTGAAACACAtcttaaaagaaaaagcaaGAAAATCACAAATCAATGATATTTCCACCCTAAcaagcattttaaatttatctccGCTGCCGATTGCTTCCACACCATCAGTAATGTCATGGGTTCAGAGAAAGCCTAATATGTCACTAGATTTTTCTACAACTAGTTTTGCAAGTTGCAGTGTTGCGGTACCAGAAGTTTCCCAAGAAAGTATTCTTATTGAAGATCTCCTGAATGTGCTTATAGGCCTCCCAGGTTGTTATATAGAGGCTGAGGAGTTGAAAGATCCTTATGGACCCAGGACTTTTAG AATCAATGATAATGTTCCACTGTCATTACAAGAACTTGTAAAGCAAATATTGCCCTTAGCAAGTCACTACTCTATGATCCAGAGGTTTACAGAAGAAAAAATGAGATTTGAATTTGGACAAGTTAATAATGCTTTGGCAGAAGCCATGCAGTCACTTATTAAGGAGCATATg ttatttgtagTCCAATTAGAAACTGAGGCAAGGATTGGCAGTTTGAGCTTGCAAAGGTTATGGTTTTTTACTCAAAGAAATATGCAATGTTTAGGTATTGCTGCTGATATAGCTTTTTCAATAAGTAAA tctGATGCCAaaggtggtaaagttttaagtCTTCTACATGATAATGTAATTAGTTCTATTGGAGATGAAAGAAATCAACAGTTATGCCTTAAACTTATGGAAGCGGCTTGTGTACCTTACATGAAAATGTTGGGTATGTGGATACATAGTGGAATAATTTCGGATCCAATTAATGAA TTTCTTGTTGAAGACTGTGAGAAGATTCAAAAAGAAGAAATGCCAGTGGACTATTCTGCCGAGTATTGGGATAGAAAATATTCGGTGAGGCGAGATAGAATTCCGAAATTTCTGGAATCTGTCTCTGATATCATATTGAAGGCTGGAAAGTATCTTAATGTTATACGGCAATGTG gaaaactAGTCAAAACGAAAGCCTATCCTATTGAAtacaaaattgaagaaaaaCACTACATTGAGGCAATCGAAAAAGCGTACAAGTTCGCTAGTCAGACTCTCTTAGACTTAGTTATAAAAGAGAAAGATCTCATAGGAAGGTTAAGATCCGTTAAGCACTATTTCTTATTGGACAAGGGAGATTTTATAGTAACGTTCTTGACGTTATGCGaaaaagaacttaataaacAACTTGTTGATGTGGTACAAGGAAGACTGGAGAGTTTAATGGATTTGGCTTTACGGCTCTCCAGTGCGGTCAATGATCCTTACAAAGAAGATTTGAATACTGAATTGTTGCCGTTTAACTTGCAGTACCAGATGTTTAAGATCCTAAGTATACAAACCAATTTGGAGAATG ATTACTGGTCAAATATTCAACCGAAAGCACTATCCGTTATCGAATCATTTTCATTCAGTTACGAAGTGCGATGGCCTCTCTCGTTGATTCTCAACAAAAAATCCCTGGCTTGTTATCAAATGTTGTTCCGACACCTGTTCTACTCCAAGTACGTGGAACGATTACTATGCCAAGTGTGGAAGTCTAATAAAGTTGCCAAAAAGTTCCATTGTCAGGCGGCGAAACATTATAGGGAAGCATTCGTGCTCAGACAGAAAATGTTGCATTGCGTGCAAAATCTGGAGTATCACATGATGGTGGAAGTGATTGAGCCGCATTGGtgtttgtttttacaaaaaattaataag gttcaaAATGTAGATGAAATCTTAGCATGCCACTGTGATTTCTTGGATAATTGCTTGAAGGACTGTATGTTGACGATTCCAGCCATTTTAATTACCGTCGtagatattttgaatatttgtgtCGAATTTGCCAAATTCATGCAG AACGAAGTGGTGCTGGAATCTGGCGCAGAGGATGAGCTGAACATGAGCTTTAAAGACAGCATCATGCATTACGATATACGGTTTTTAAAGGCAATTGGTACCCTGTTATCTCAGATTAACGATTTGAATAGAGACACCAGTGAACACGACCGACTGTTTAATTTGTTGTATAG TCTCCAGTTGGATTATGCCAGTTCTTTCAATAACATGTATAAGAAAAAGCCTCAGTAG